TTCTATGATTTTCCACACGAGTTGCCGTCAATACGAATACATTGATACCCTGCACTCAGGGTAAATACATACGTCAACATGGCCATTTCACAcgcaaatattcaatttaacgTTTCGTTTGGAATAAACGGCTGTGTTATCATTATTCTTGCTCTATGTGCATGCTTTAATTGCGCAGAAGACGAGCCTTCCTGCTCTAACCACCTcctactcctcctcctccacacACTCCCTCCACTGTCACTTGGCGAGAGTGGCAACTGCAACGCATAGACTGTCTGTCCATTCGTCCGTCCGTTTGCTTTTGTGTTGGCATCTGCGTCATGCATTCGGCTGCAATTGGATGAATGGACGAAAGGGGTTGCGAGGTTGGCTGGGGggttgtgctgctgctgtagttgttgttgttggtgttgttggcgGTGGTGAGTGCGAGCAACATGAATGAATCATTTGCGAGAAGAGCAAATGTTGGCGTCATTTCATAGCTAACTgtaagcatgtgtgtgtgtgtagtcgtaacacagtcaagcacactctcAGTGGACAATTGGCCGAGAGCTGCGCTGTCATATAGCATATAGCATCATCATTCATTCAATACtatacataattaaaacattCCCGCTGTCACTTCAATAATACATGCATTCATTTCGTTTATTCGCTTTAATTCATTTCTTTCAGTAATGAGTTTCAAATTTGACCGCCAAACTCAACAGCAAACACACCCTCAACACGCTTTGCAGCACTGCTGTGTCACACTTTACAACCCTAAAATGCAGTGTTGCATGCGGCAGCAATCGACAGCGCTAGAAACACAATTTAAAGCATTTCGAAACTTGACGAAACAAACGAAGCAATTATTGCTAATGTGGATTGTGTGCTGACTATTTAACGAACGTAGTTTCGTCAAGATTAAAGGTTTGTGTTGCGCTTGCGGCAATGTTCGGCGTGGGTTGGCAACCCTAATCATGGCACCGTATTATGACCTTGCGCTGACATTGCCGCACACACAGCTGTGGTTGTTTCGAGAGTCGCACTATTGCAAAATATCCAGAAGTTTGTCAGATACAACTGGACGAGGAGCATCAAAATGGCCTTCAATAAGCTGAGCATCGAGAATCTGGATCTGGAGGGCAAGCGCGTCCTTATGCGGTAGGTACAAAGTGTTATACAATTGGTCAAGTTTTATACCGACTTATCGAGGGGTCGAATGGTATTATAGCTGAATAAGAATCGCAAGATGTGTTTGTCATAGGGGTCATTGCCGAATACATAAAGTAAATCTATTCTTGATTAATTCGGAAAGTAAGGGAATTTTTATTGAGTTGTTCAGGGCTTTGTGGGAATTTCATTACGATCGGATCATAAATTTGCAAGTTATTAAAGACGCAGACTTTTCAGTCTGCGAAACATAAGTAATATTTGTTTCTAAAGATCCGAAAAATAACTGGCGAGGATTAGGAATTCTAGAAAAGTgcaattaaactttaattgtTGTCTAAgaatttgtttgcgatcagACAATCAACTTGGAGAGTATTAAAGGAAAAATTCTATACTTGGTTGCATCATTTCAGTTGCTATGGTTATTCTATTGTTGTTGAAATTCCTATAGGTCGATTTATAGCAACAAAAGAATTAGAGTTATATTCTGAGGAGTTTCTGTAAACTTCattgcgatcggataaaaaatatttgtaggAACCCCTAAAGTCGCTTGAGTTCTTCTTCATCTAAAACTTCTCTTCCTTTACAGCGTGGACTTCAATGTGCCCATCAAGGAAGGCAAGATCACGAGCAACCAGCGCATTGTCGCTGCCGTCGACAGCATCAAGTTGGCGCTGACCAAGAAGGCCAAGTCCGTGGTCTTGATGTCCCACTTGGGTCGCCCCGATGGCAACAAGAACCTCAAGTACACCCTCGCTCCCGTTGCCGAGGAGCTGGGCAAACTGCTCGGCCAGAGCGTGACATTCCTCAACGATTGTGTGGGCGCTGAAGTCGAGGCTGCTTGCAAGGATCCCGCTGCCGGTTCCGTCATTCTGCTCGAGAACGTGCGCTTCTACCTCGAGGAGGAGGGCAAGGGCGTTGATGCCAGCGGTGCCAAGGTTAAGGCTGATCCCGCCAAGGTCAAGGAGTTCCGTGCCAGCCTCGCCAAGCTCGGCGATGTCTATGTGAACGATGCCTTCGGCACTGCACATCGTGCACACAGCTCCATGATGGGTGATGGCTATGAGAAGCGCGCAGCTGGTCTGCTGCTCAACAAGGAGCTCAAGTATTTCTCACAGGCTCTCGATAAGCCACCAAATCCCTTCTTGGCCATTCTGGGTGGTGCCAAGGTCGCTGACAAAATCCAACTGATTGAGAATCTGCTCGATAAGGTCAACGAAATGATCATTGGCGGTGGCATGGCTTTCACCTTCCTGAAGGTGCTGAACAACATGAAGATTGGCGGCTCCCTGTTCGATGAGGAGGGTTCCAAGATTGTGCAGAACCTCGTGGAGAAGGCCAAGAAGAACAATGTTCAACTGCATCTGCCTGTTGACTTTGTGTGTGGCGACAAGTTCGCTGAGGATGCCGCTGTCAGCGAGGCCACCGTCGAGGCTGGAATTCCCGATGGCCACATGGGCTTGGATGTGGGTCCCAAGACCCGTGAGCTCTTCGCCGCGCCCATTGCGCGTGCCAAGCTCATCGTCTGGAATGGGTAAGCGGTCTCTTTGGAGTAAGCTTTCAGTTGTATACTCATTGAATTCTTATATCTCTTTGACAGACCTCCCGGTGTCTTTGAGTTCGCCAACTTTGCCAATGGCACCAAGTCCATTATGGATGGCGTTGTGGCTGCCACTAAGAACGGCACCGTCTCCATCATTGGTGGCGGTGATACCGCCTCCTGCTGCGCCAAGTGGAACACCGAGGCTCTCGTGTCGCACGTCTCCACCGGCGGTGGCGCCTCGTTGGAGCTGTTGGAGGGCAAGACACTGCCAGGCGTTGCTGCTCTGTCCAATGCCTAAGCATCATACTCTATATATCCATCTCTCTGAATTATTATAACGTTAATTGTTGCTGCGCTCCCTTGGCGCTGCTTGTATTCTAAGCCCCAAAGTTCAATAAAACGAATCTTAAGTTAAACGACCGGAGATTTTCCTAGACTTTCTCATAGGTCAATAAATTGGATTTTAAGTTCAGCGAGCGGAGATTTATCAAGACTTccataaaactaaataaaacgAATCTTAAGTTTAACGAGCGGAGATTCTAGACTTCCCCAAGTGCTTTTTGATATAGTTTAGGATGTTTTTCCTATACATTgttcatatatagtatttctaAACTTCTCAAATTCCCTTTAATCCTAAATCTCTTCGGATTGATAGCAAAATCTATCTATAGTAAGGTAGATTGTTTCCAATtgtttaagaatatttatatatatattttttactatatatcGTGTGACAATTTTGTATAAGAATGGTTTTTTATGAATCGATTTTACTTTGTAGACTTTTGTCAATTCCTCGAATAATTTTCTGCTTGGATCAAAGAgcaatcttttcttttttgatcTGATTTAATGGATTAAAGGAAAGGCAGTCCTATAACTAAAATACCCCAACtactttgttttctttttcctaAATTACTATCAGCTCATCTATTTCTTGACAGATTATAAAATAcccaaataatatttgttcatAGTCAAAACGTCTTATCTGTCTTGCTCTTCGATCTTCAAGCTCtgaatttcattgaaattgtttgagCTACATAAGCTCTTTCATCATTTCTTGCAATTGACAATCAAAATGTGATTGTTAAAcgcaagtcaagtcaagtcaaatCAATAAAGAAATAGATAGTGAACTTGTTTTGCACTTACAGCAAGGATCTTCCACTCCCTCATTCGGCAGGAAGCTGCTGCAGTTACTTGCGCGCAAAGTTCGCATCCATGGCTGATGAATTGCGTTGAATGTTGTTGAGATTGGAGCGTATGCGATTGCCAATCGAGGTCTGATTGTCGATGGCCTTCTTCACCTCCTTGTTGATGAACTGCTGGTCAAAGTCGCGTGCCTGATGTTGCGCCTCCTCGCGGGCATATTCCTCGCGATGTTTCTGCACCACTTTCGTGCGATCCGCCTCTCTCCATGTGGCATTGTCCATCATCTCTCTGAGACGTGCTTCACGCTCGCTGTCGCTTAGCTTTGGTTTGGTCTTGGCAGGTTGCCTTGTTGCAACAGGAGCTGGACTTGGTGCTCGTCGTTTTTCAGGTGTTGGACTGCGGCGTTGACGCTCTCGGCTGTTTCTTCGCTGAGTTGTTTGTTGATCTCGACGTGGACTGCGACTTCTGCGACGTGTTTCCCTTCGAGGACTCCTACTTCTTTGACGTTGTTGCCGAGGACTTTGACTTCTTTGTCGCGTTTGCTGCTCTCGCTTTGGACTGCGACTCCTCTGCCGCTTTTGTTCCTCTCGTCGTGGACTCCGACTCCTTT
This DNA window, taken from Drosophila nasuta strain 15112-1781.00 chromosome 2L, ASM2355853v1, whole genome shotgun sequence, encodes the following:
- the LOC132797184 gene encoding phosphoglycerate kinase, whose protein sequence is MAFNKLSIENLDLEGKRVLMRVDFNVPIKEGKITSNQRIVAAVDSIKLALTKKAKSVVLMSHLGRPDGNKNLKYTLAPVAEELGKLLGQSVTFLNDCVGAEVEAACKDPAAGSVILLENVRFYLEEEGKGVDASGAKVKADPAKVKEFRASLAKLGDVYVNDAFGTAHRAHSSMMGDGYEKRAAGLLLNKELKYFSQALDKPPNPFLAILGGAKVADKIQLIENLLDKVNEMIIGGGMAFTFLKVLNNMKIGGSLFDEEGSKIVQNLVEKAKKNNVQLHLPVDFVCGDKFAEDAAVSEATVEAGIPDGHMGLDVGPKTRELFAAPIARAKLIVWNGPPGVFEFANFANGTKSIMDGVVAATKNGTVSIIGGGDTASCCAKWNTEALVSHVSTGGGASLELLEGKTLPGVAALSNA